From a single Kingella potus genomic region:
- a CDS encoding RNA pyrophosphohydrolase — MLDREGYRPNVGIILTNRHNQVFWGKRVREHSWQFPQGGIKPGESPETAMYRELLEEVGLLPHHVKIIGRTRDWLRYEVPDGWVRREWRGSYRGQKQIWYLLRLVGRESDVHLRATSHPEFDGWRWHDYWAPIDEVIEFKRSVYEGALSELSRFLKNLETREAFLLRRPTE; from the coding sequence ATGTTGGACAGGGAAGGCTACCGCCCCAATGTCGGCATCATCTTGACCAACCGGCACAACCAGGTGTTTTGGGGCAAGCGGGTGCGCGAACACTCGTGGCAGTTTCCGCAGGGCGGCATCAAGCCGGGGGAGAGTCCGGAAACGGCGATGTACCGCGAACTTTTGGAAGAAGTCGGCCTGCTGCCGCACCATGTGAAAATCATCGGGCGTACGCGCGACTGGCTGCGTTACGAAGTGCCCGACGGCTGGGTGCGGCGCGAATGGCGCGGCTCATACCGTGGGCAGAAGCAGATCTGGTATCTGCTGCGGCTGGTCGGCCGTGAGAGCGACGTGCATTTGCGCGCCACCAGCCATCCCGAATTTGACGGCTGGCGTTGGCACGATTATTGGGCACCGATAGACGAGGTAATCGAGTTCAAACGCAGCGTGTACGAAGGCGCACTTTCGGAGCTGTCGCGTTTTTTGAAGAATTTGGAAACGCGTGAGGCGTTTCTGCTGCGCCGCCCGACGGAGTAG